The Variovorax paradoxus genome window below encodes:
- a CDS encoding transporter substrate-binding domain-containing protein produces the protein MIKPTLGRIALAFSLLAAAGAAQADLLDNIKQARKLRVAIELALPPYGMTNDKMQPYGSDVETAQLLAKDLGVELEIVPATGPTRIPFLQTNKADLAIATLSISPDRQKVIDFSVPYSVVQIVVAAPKSMNIKGYGDLVGKKIAITRGNVQEMELVQKAVGAQIVRYDDDATLVTAGVSGQAPIVSTATTLLQAIQTKAPGRELETKFVVKEFNLGIGMRKEEPKLLAWINDWVKVNRANGKLNEIFKKYHHSELPPLPAQ, from the coding sequence ATGATCAAGCCAACCCTCGGGCGCATCGCGCTGGCTTTCTCGCTACTGGCCGCCGCGGGCGCAGCACAGGCCGATCTGCTCGACAACATCAAGCAGGCCAGGAAGCTGCGCGTCGCCATCGAGCTGGCGCTGCCGCCCTACGGCATGACCAACGACAAGATGCAACCCTACGGCTCCGATGTGGAGACCGCGCAGCTCCTGGCGAAGGACCTCGGCGTAGAACTGGAGATCGTTCCGGCCACCGGTCCCACACGCATCCCGTTCCTGCAGACCAACAAGGCGGACCTCGCGATCGCCACGCTGTCGATCAGTCCCGATCGCCAGAAGGTAATCGACTTCTCCGTGCCGTACTCGGTCGTGCAGATCGTGGTCGCCGCGCCCAAGTCGATGAACATCAAGGGCTATGGCGACCTCGTCGGCAAGAAGATCGCCATCACCCGCGGCAACGTGCAGGAGATGGAGCTCGTGCAGAAGGCCGTGGGCGCGCAGATCGTGCGCTACGACGATGACGCGACGCTGGTGACCGCCGGCGTGAGCGGGCAGGCGCCGATCGTTTCCACCGCGACCACCCTGCTGCAGGCGATCCAGACCAAGGCGCCCGGCAGGGAACTCGAAACCAAGTTCGTCGTGAAGGAGTTCAACCTGGGCATCGGCATGCGCAAGGAAGAACCCAAGCTCCTGGCGTGGATCAACGACTGGGTCAAGGTTAACCGCGCCAATGGCAAGCTCAACGAGATCTTCAAGAAGTATCACCACAGCGAACTGCCGCCGCTGCCCGCGCAATGA
- a CDS encoding fumarylacetoacetate hydrolase family protein produces the protein MTLDPVSSPPLTLAASAVLPDDGYAGTLVGRAWLTGEVPGPAVVAIRADGVYDLSSAFPTMSTLLDADDPARRVRETAGSRIGSLEELLSNSVHPGCDMRRPYLLAPCDLQVIKAAGVTFAASLIERVIEEQAGGDPSRAEEARAQVRETVGDDLSLIKPGSEQAMALKRLLQERGVWSQYLEVGIGPDAEVFTKAPVLSAVGTGQEIGIRSDSAWNNPEPEVVLAVSSQGAIVGATLGNDVNLRDIEGRSALLLGKAKDNNASCAIGPFIRLFDASFGLDAVRGETVHLTVRGPEGFELAGISSMSQISRDPLDLVAQTMAAHQYPDGFMLFLGTLFAPIQDRAQPGSGFTHHVGDVVSIRSARLGELRNRVAHSEDAAPWRFGLRAFIANLARRGLLAHDL, from the coding sequence ATGACGCTTGATCCTGTTTCCTCCCCGCCCCTGACACTTGCAGCCTCCGCAGTGCTGCCGGACGACGGCTACGCAGGCACCCTCGTCGGGCGCGCCTGGCTGACCGGCGAGGTGCCCGGTCCCGCGGTGGTCGCGATCCGCGCTGACGGGGTCTATGACCTGTCGAGCGCCTTCCCGACGATGTCCACCTTGCTCGATGCCGACGACCCGGCACGGCGGGTGCGCGAGACCGCCGGATCGCGCATCGGAAGCCTCGAGGAACTGCTGTCGAACAGCGTCCACCCTGGATGCGACATGCGCCGCCCCTACCTTCTGGCGCCATGCGACCTGCAGGTCATCAAGGCCGCGGGCGTAACGTTCGCGGCCAGCCTGATCGAGCGCGTGATCGAGGAGCAGGCCGGGGGCGATCCATCGCGCGCGGAAGAGGCCCGCGCGCAGGTGCGCGAGACAGTCGGCGACGACCTGTCGCTCATCAAGCCCGGCTCCGAGCAGGCCATGGCGCTCAAGCGCCTGCTGCAGGAACGTGGCGTGTGGTCGCAATACCTCGAGGTCGGCATCGGCCCGGACGCCGAAGTGTTCACCAAGGCGCCGGTACTGTCCGCCGTCGGCACGGGCCAGGAGATCGGCATCCGCAGCGACTCGGCCTGGAACAACCCGGAGCCTGAAGTCGTGCTGGCAGTCAGCAGCCAGGGTGCGATCGTTGGTGCCACGCTCGGAAACGACGTCAACCTGCGCGACATCGAAGGTCGCAGCGCCCTCCTGCTTGGAAAGGCCAAGGACAACAACGCCTCGTGCGCGATCGGTCCGTTCATCCGGCTCTTCGACGCATCCTTTGGGCTGGATGCCGTTCGTGGCGAAACGGTGCATCTGACCGTGCGAGGGCCCGAGGGTTTCGAGCTGGCTGGCATCAGCTCAATGTCGCAGATCAGCCGAGATCCGCTGGACCTGGTGGCGCAGACCATGGCGGCTCATCAGTATCCCGATGGCTTCATGCTTTTTCTCGGCACCTTGTTCGCCCCCATTCAGGATCGTGCGCAGCCGGGCAGCGGCTTTACCCACCATGTCGGCGACGTGGTGAGCATTCGCAGCGCGCGACTGGGCGAATTGCGCAATCGCGTCGCTCACAGCGAGGACGCGGCGCCATGGCGGTTCGGCCTGCGCGCCTTCATCGCCAACCTCGCGCGCCGCGGACTCCTCGCCCACGATCTTTGA
- a CDS encoding sensor histidine kinase, whose translation MLLSAGRAVLKLSAPYRHGFAGSPDDLRDQAVLARFKGATVISTTTRWRRWAAVGAWLCLIAAGGALAYLIGERTGIRALQQGTLHRLDIYSTSLRSELSRYEYLPQVVALSPDVLDLLRAPTHRTLQLEANVYLETVNAHAQASAVYVMDTTGLTLAASNWNQPGSSFVDMNFSYRPYFKDAVRGMPGRFYGIGTVSREPGYYFSHGIVDGNRQLGVATVKVNLDKLDAAWSRSTDKVLAIDGNGVVFLASEAAWKFRALRPLSSETLQQLAQTRQYTEAGALRPIDMREHRPLSGGNAMVVQLNADGPRRSATQEPFGPDYLLDSRPVEGTDWKLIILSDMKPVHAIARTSAVGTAFALVFLTLLVLYIQQRRRIVHQRLAAREALQGAYDELEQMVQVRTEALSHANEHLQTEITERQRAEDILKSTLDDLVQTGKMAVLGQMSAGITHELNQPLAALRTLSANAVVFLERGHTEQVDLNLRTICDLTDRMGQITSQLKKFARRSTVQLQSVALADTVADALFLLNQRIRQERIALSQEIEPGLRALCEGNRLEQVLVNLLVNAFDATASAGVDPRCVRVVARSTPDGVVLEVHDNGTGIAPEVMPRLFEPFFTTKEQGLGLGLGLAISAGIVRDFGGLLRAARSDLGGAVFSVTLRKAEERTDHD comes from the coding sequence ATGCTGCTTTCGGCAGGTCGTGCCGTGCTGAAGCTGTCCGCACCGTACCGCCATGGCTTCGCCGGCTCCCCCGACGATCTGCGAGACCAGGCCGTGCTTGCGCGCTTCAAGGGCGCGACAGTCATCTCAACCACAACCCGCTGGCGCCGCTGGGCCGCGGTAGGGGCGTGGCTGTGCCTGATCGCCGCGGGTGGTGCGCTGGCGTATCTGATCGGAGAGCGCACGGGCATCCGTGCACTCCAACAAGGGACGCTGCACCGGCTCGACATCTATTCCACCAGTCTGCGCAGCGAGCTCAGCCGCTACGAGTATCTGCCGCAGGTCGTTGCACTCAGCCCGGACGTGCTCGATCTGCTGCGTGCGCCGACCCACCGGACCCTCCAGCTCGAAGCGAATGTGTACCTTGAGACGGTCAATGCGCATGCGCAGGCCTCCGCGGTCTACGTGATGGACACCACGGGCCTGACGCTCGCCGCCAGCAACTGGAACCAGCCAGGCAGCAGCTTCGTGGACATGAACTTCTCCTACCGCCCGTACTTCAAGGACGCGGTGCGCGGCATGCCCGGACGCTTCTATGGGATCGGAACGGTCAGCCGTGAGCCCGGTTACTACTTCTCGCACGGCATCGTCGACGGCAACCGCCAGCTCGGCGTGGCCACCGTCAAGGTCAACCTCGACAAGCTCGATGCCGCATGGTCACGCTCCACCGACAAGGTGCTGGCCATCGATGGGAATGGGGTGGTGTTCCTCGCATCCGAAGCGGCCTGGAAATTCCGCGCCTTGCGTCCGTTGTCGAGCGAAACCCTTCAGCAGCTCGCCCAGACCAGGCAGTACACGGAAGCAGGCGCGCTGCGCCCCATCGACATGCGCGAGCATCGACCGCTGTCGGGTGGTAACGCCATGGTGGTGCAGTTGAACGCCGATGGGCCGCGCCGCTCCGCGACGCAAGAGCCTTTCGGACCCGATTACTTGCTGGACAGCCGCCCCGTCGAAGGCACGGACTGGAAGCTGATCATCCTGTCCGACATGAAGCCGGTGCACGCCATCGCGCGCACATCGGCCGTGGGCACGGCATTCGCACTGGTGTTCCTTACGCTCCTGGTGTTGTACATCCAGCAGCGCCGACGCATCGTGCACCAACGGCTCGCGGCACGAGAGGCCCTGCAAGGTGCCTACGACGAGCTCGAACAGATGGTGCAGGTCCGTACCGAAGCACTGAGCCATGCCAACGAACACCTGCAGACGGAAATCACCGAACGCCAGCGCGCCGAGGACATTCTCAAGAGCACGCTGGACGACCTGGTGCAGACCGGCAAGATGGCCGTGCTGGGCCAGATGTCCGCGGGCATCACGCACGAACTCAACCAGCCGCTTGCCGCGCTGCGCACGTTGTCCGCCAATGCGGTCGTTTTTCTGGAGCGCGGACACACTGAGCAGGTCGATCTCAACCTTCGCACCATCTGCGACCTGACAGACCGCATGGGCCAGATCACCTCGCAGCTGAAGAAGTTTGCGCGACGGTCGACCGTCCAGCTGCAATCGGTGGCGCTGGCCGACACCGTCGCCGACGCGCTGTTTCTGCTCAACCAGCGCATCCGCCAAGAGCGCATTGCGTTGTCACAGGAGATCGAACCCGGCCTGCGTGCCCTGTGCGAAGGCAATCGGCTCGAACAGGTGCTGGTCAACTTGCTGGTGAACGCCTTCGACGCCACGGCCTCCGCGGGCGTCGATCCGCGCTGCGTGCGCGTGGTGGCGCGCAGTACACCCGACGGCGTCGTGCTCGAAGTTCACGACAACGGCACCGGTATTGCGCCGGAGGTCATGCCACGGCTGTTCGAGCCATTTTTCACCACCAAGGAGCAAGGCCTCGGATTGGGCCTCGGCTTGGCCATCTCCGCCGGCATCGTGCGCGACTTCGGTGGCCTGCTGCGTGCCGCTCGCAGCGATCTCGGCGGGGCGGTCTTTTCCGTCACGTTGCGAAAAGCAGAGGAACGGACAGATCATGATTGA
- a CDS encoding NIPSNAP family protein produces the protein MSAVHELRIYHCAQGRLAALHRRFEEATLPLWRRHGIEAVGFWTTEVGPSNQALTFMIRWDSLAARERIWSAFSNDAEWLAARERFESEGPIVARIENQLLVPTRYSPLQ, from the coding sequence ATGAGCGCCGTTCACGAACTGCGCATCTACCACTGCGCCCAGGGTCGCCTCGCGGCACTGCACCGACGCTTCGAGGAAGCCACGCTGCCGCTGTGGCGCCGCCACGGCATCGAGGCGGTGGGTTTCTGGACCACCGAGGTCGGCCCGAGCAACCAGGCGCTGACGTTCATGATCCGCTGGGACAGCCTGGCCGCGCGCGAACGCATCTGGAGCGCGTTCTCCAACGATGCGGAATGGCTGGCCGCGCGGGAGCGCTTCGAGTCCGAAGGGCCCATCGTCGCGCGCATCGAGAACCAGTTGCTCGTTCCCACGCGCTACTCGCCGCTGCAGTGA
- a CDS encoding sigma-54-dependent Fis family transcriptional regulator produces MIETRNLEVLYVEDDPPVRLGSTQALQLAGIRVTGFGSAEQVLQKLTPGFAGVLVTDVKLPGIDGLELLSHALKLDPSLPVILVTGHGDITMAVQAMRLGAYDFLEKPFSPDQLTEVVQRALDKRALSLEVEHLRRRIAGFESIEAKLIGRSSAMHRLRRLVLDVANSDADVLILGETGTGKELVARCLHDCSRRKEGNFAAINCGGMPEALFESEMFGHEAGAFTGAAKRRIGKIEHARGGTLFLDEIETMPMSLQVKMLRSLQERQFERLGSNELRPMDSRVVAATKADLLAAAREGKFRDDLYYRLGVVVLNLPPLRERREDIPMLFTHFAMQAALRHERELPVVAPHHLDALMAHAWPGNVRELRNIADRFVLGLWEGNEATRGMTPGERSLDGQMAQFERYLIHEALEACNGSAAAAAERLGVPRKTLYDKMRRLGPLEAVEARRA; encoded by the coding sequence ATGATTGAAACGCGCAACCTCGAGGTTCTCTATGTCGAAGACGATCCGCCCGTGCGCTTGGGCAGCACGCAGGCGCTACAGCTCGCCGGCATTCGCGTCACCGGCTTCGGTTCGGCGGAGCAGGTACTCCAGAAGCTGACGCCGGGCTTCGCGGGCGTGCTGGTCACGGACGTCAAGCTGCCGGGCATCGATGGCCTGGAGTTGCTTTCGCACGCCCTGAAGCTCGATCCGAGCCTGCCTGTGATCCTCGTGACTGGCCATGGCGACATCACGATGGCGGTGCAGGCCATGCGCCTGGGGGCCTACGATTTCCTCGAAAAACCTTTCTCTCCCGACCAGCTGACCGAAGTCGTCCAGCGCGCGCTGGACAAGCGCGCGTTGAGCCTGGAAGTCGAGCATCTGCGGCGCAGGATCGCGGGTTTTGAATCGATCGAGGCGAAGCTCATCGGTCGCTCCTCGGCCATGCACAGGTTGCGCCGTCTGGTGCTCGACGTGGCCAACTCCGATGCCGACGTCCTGATTCTCGGAGAGACCGGAACCGGCAAAGAGCTCGTGGCGCGTTGCCTGCACGATTGCAGTCGGCGCAAGGAAGGCAACTTTGCGGCCATCAACTGTGGCGGCATGCCCGAAGCGCTGTTCGAAAGCGAGATGTTCGGCCACGAGGCAGGCGCCTTCACCGGCGCCGCGAAGCGGCGCATCGGCAAGATCGAACACGCGCGCGGCGGGACGCTGTTTCTCGACGAGATCGAGACGATGCCAATGAGCCTGCAGGTCAAGATGCTGCGCTCACTGCAGGAGCGTCAGTTCGAGCGCCTGGGGTCGAACGAACTGCGACCGATGGACAGCCGGGTCGTCGCCGCGACCAAAGCCGACCTGCTTGCTGCCGCGCGCGAAGGCAAATTCCGAGACGACCTCTACTACCGGCTGGGCGTGGTGGTGTTGAACCTCCCGCCGCTGCGCGAGAGACGCGAGGACATTCCGATGCTGTTCACGCACTTCGCCATGCAGGCTGCGCTGCGCCACGAGCGAGAGCTGCCGGTCGTGGCGCCCCACCATCTGGATGCGCTCATGGCGCATGCCTGGCCTGGCAACGTGCGGGAGTTGCGCAACATCGCCGATCGCTTTGTGCTCGGACTGTGGGAAGGCAACGAGGCGACGCGCGGAATGACGCCAGGCGAGCGTTCACTGGACGGGCAGATGGCCCAGTTCGAACGATATCTGATCCACGAGGCGCTCGAGGCGTGCAATGGTTCGGCTGCTGCCGCGGCAGAGCGGCTGGGCGTGCCGCGCAAAACCCTGTACGACAAGATGCGCCGACTGGGTCCGCTGGAAGCGGTCGAGGCGCGCAGAGCCTAA
- a CDS encoding H-NS histone family protein translates to MAKKTFLEVQKQIEQLQQEAEQLRKQESNEVLARIKEAIAVYGFTAAELGVAGGAKRGRVPKAVSVKAGRKFSGKAGASAPKYRDQNGNVWSGRGPRPAWFKAALEAGKSAEEFLAK, encoded by the coding sequence ATGGCAAAAAAGACTTTCCTCGAAGTGCAAAAGCAAATCGAACAGCTTCAGCAAGAGGCCGAACAGTTGCGCAAACAGGAATCCAATGAGGTGCTTGCTCGGATCAAAGAAGCGATTGCCGTGTACGGTTTCACCGCTGCAGAACTTGGTGTCGCGGGAGGCGCCAAGCGCGGTCGTGTGCCGAAGGCCGTATCGGTCAAAGCGGGCCGCAAGTTCTCTGGCAAGGCCGGTGCCTCTGCACCGAAGTACCGTGATCAGAACGGCAATGTGTGGAGCGGCCGCGGTCCGCGCCCGGCCTGGTTCAAGGCCGCATTGGAGGCTGGCAAGTCGGCAGAAGAGTTTCTTGCCAAGTAA
- a CDS encoding tripartite tricarboxylate transporter substrate binding protein BugD: protein MNRSIVKRSLAALAAATVSLGVHAQDFPGGKPITIVVPFAAGGPTDRVARDLAEALRKPLDGATIVIDNAAGAGSTIGNAKVARAKADGYTLLLTHVGMATTPVLYRKLPYNYETDFEYLGMINDVPMTVIGKPQLEANSFKELREWIGKNAGKTNLGNAGIGSASHLCGLLLQSELKAEMTTVPYKGTAPAIADLLGGQIDLLCDQTTNTTGQIEAKKVKAYAVTTLKRLSTPALKDLPTLDESGLKSFQVTIWHGLYAPKGTPAPVLKKLNDALKVALKDAEFIKKEEGLGAVVVTDKRVEPAEHKKFVQAEVARFGPVIKAAGVYAD from the coding sequence TTGAACCGATCGATCGTCAAACGAAGCCTTGCCGCTCTTGCCGCGGCCACTGTGTCCCTGGGCGTGCACGCGCAAGATTTTCCGGGCGGCAAACCCATCACCATCGTCGTGCCCTTCGCCGCGGGCGGCCCCACCGACCGCGTGGCGCGCGACCTCGCCGAAGCGCTGCGCAAGCCGCTCGACGGCGCAACGATCGTGATCGACAACGCCGCCGGCGCGGGCAGCACCATCGGCAATGCGAAGGTCGCCCGCGCCAAGGCCGACGGCTACACGCTGCTGCTCACCCACGTCGGCATGGCCACGACCCCCGTGCTCTATCGCAAGCTGCCCTACAACTACGAGACCGACTTCGAATACCTGGGCATGATCAACGACGTGCCGATGACCGTGATCGGCAAGCCACAGCTCGAGGCCAACAGCTTCAAGGAACTGCGAGAGTGGATCGGCAAGAACGCCGGCAAGACCAATCTTGGCAACGCCGGCATCGGCTCGGCCTCGCACCTGTGCGGCCTGTTGTTGCAGAGCGAGCTCAAGGCAGAGATGACCACCGTGCCCTACAAGGGAACGGCACCGGCCATCGCAGACCTGCTCGGCGGCCAGATCGACCTGCTGTGCGACCAGACCACCAACACCACAGGCCAGATCGAAGCCAAGAAGGTCAAGGCCTATGCGGTCACGACGCTCAAGCGCCTGAGCACGCCGGCATTGAAGGATCTGCCCACGCTCGACGAGTCGGGCCTGAAGAGCTTCCAGGTCACGATCTGGCATGGGCTGTATGCGCCCAAGGGCACGCCGGCGCCGGTGCTCAAGAAGCTCAACGACGCATTGAAGGTCGCGCTCAAGGACGCGGAGTTCATCAAGAAGGAGGAAGGTCTGGGCGCGGTGGTCGTGACCGACAAACGCGTGGAGCCGGCAGAACACAAAAAGTTTGTACAGGCTGAAGTCGCACGTTTCGGCCCGGTCATCAAGGCTGCGGGCGTCTACGCGGATTGA
- a CDS encoding aldehyde dehydrogenase family protein: protein MQNHDNLIGGEWRAGASYSPNVNPSNLGDVLGHYTQGDASHVEAAVAAATAAFPAWATGSVQARSDALDKIGNEILARKEELGTLLAREEGKTRAEGIGEATRAGQIFKFFAGECLRLSGELLPSVRPNIGVEITREPVGVVGLITPWNFPIAIPAWKIAPALAFGNCVVLKPADLVPGCAWALAEIISRSGIPAGVFNLVMGRGSVIGDALVNHPGIHAISFTGSVGVGRNIAVQCVKNGKKVQLEMGGKNPQVVLDDADLAQAVELSTQSAFYSTGQRCTASSRLIVTEGIYPKFIAAMKERMAKIKVGDALAQGTDVGPVSSKSQLEQDLEYVDIGKAEGAVLAAGGERLKLETDGYYMSPALFSESAASMRINKEEIFGPVASVIRVKNYEEALATANDTEFGLSAGIATTSLKYATHFKRHSQAGMVMVNLPTAGVDYHVPFGGRKGSSYGPREQGRYAQEFFTTVKTAYTLA, encoded by the coding sequence ATGCAGAACCACGACAACCTGATCGGCGGCGAATGGCGCGCCGGCGCGAGCTACAGCCCCAACGTCAACCCCAGCAACCTCGGCGACGTGCTGGGCCACTACACGCAAGGCGACGCGAGCCATGTCGAGGCGGCCGTGGCGGCCGCCACCGCCGCCTTCCCGGCCTGGGCCACGGGCAGCGTGCAGGCACGCTCCGACGCGCTCGACAAGATCGGCAACGAGATCCTCGCGCGCAAGGAGGAACTCGGCACGCTGCTCGCGCGCGAGGAAGGCAAGACCCGCGCCGAAGGCATCGGCGAGGCCACGCGCGCAGGCCAGATCTTCAAGTTCTTCGCGGGCGAGTGCCTGCGCCTGTCGGGCGAGCTGCTGCCCTCGGTGCGGCCCAACATCGGCGTGGAGATCACGCGCGAGCCCGTGGGCGTGGTCGGCCTGATCACGCCGTGGAACTTCCCGATCGCCATTCCCGCCTGGAAGATCGCGCCCGCGCTCGCGTTCGGCAACTGCGTGGTGCTGAAGCCCGCCGACCTGGTGCCGGGCTGCGCCTGGGCGCTGGCCGAGATCATCAGCCGCTCGGGCATTCCGGCCGGTGTGTTCAACCTCGTGATGGGCCGTGGCAGCGTGATCGGCGATGCGCTGGTCAACCACCCGGGCATCCATGCGATCAGCTTCACCGGCTCGGTGGGCGTGGGCCGCAACATCGCGGTGCAGTGCGTGAAGAACGGCAAGAAGGTGCAGCTCGAGATGGGCGGCAAGAACCCGCAGGTGGTGCTCGACGACGCCGACCTCGCGCAAGCGGTGGAGCTGAGCACGCAGAGCGCCTTCTACTCGACCGGCCAGCGCTGCACGGCCTCGAGCCGGCTGATCGTCACCGAAGGCATCTATCCGAAATTCATCGCGGCGATGAAGGAACGCATGGCCAAGATCAAGGTCGGCGACGCGCTCGCGCAGGGCACCGACGTGGGCCCGGTGTCCTCGAAGTCGCAGCTCGAGCAGGACCTGGAGTACGTCGACATCGGCAAGGCCGAGGGCGCGGTGCTGGCGGCAGGCGGCGAGCGCCTGAAGCTCGAGACCGACGGCTACTACATGTCGCCGGCGCTCTTCAGCGAATCGGCCGCGTCGATGCGCATCAACAAGGAAGAGATCTTCGGCCCGGTGGCGAGCGTGATCCGCGTGAAGAACTACGAGGAGGCGCTGGCCACGGCCAACGACACCGAGTTCGGCCTGTCGGCCGGCATCGCGACCACGTCGCTCAAGTACGCCACGCACTTCAAGCGCCACAGCCAGGCCGGCATGGTGATGGTGAACCTGCCGACCGCGGGCGTGGACTACCACGTGCCCTTCGGCGGTCGCAAGGGTTCGAGCTACGGCCCGCGCGAGCAGGGGCGCTATGCGCAGGAGTTCTTCACCACGGTGAAGACGGCGTACACGCTGGCCTGA
- a CDS encoding altronate dehydratase, whose protein sequence is MTDRHGLAPTASFSAAPRVIRLHPEDNVVVALDQLLSGTLVRGENVVVSGLVPPGHKMATREIAVGEVVRRYGQIIGFASVAIRAGQHVHTHNVTMGEFSRDYAHAAETRATPAASQPATFQGIVRKDGRVGTRNYIGILTTVNCSATVARAIADRFRRDIHPDALGAYPDIDGVVALTHDAGCAIDAKGEGLRILQRTLGGYACHPNFAAVVVVGLGCETNQISGLLASQGLTHDDRVHSYTIQDVGGTTNAVERGVGLVRSLLPAANAVQRQSVPASHLVVGLQCGGSDGYSGISANPVLGAAVDLLVRHGGTAILSETPEIYGAEHLLTRRARAPDIGRKLVARIQWWEEFCARNGAEMNNNPSAGNKAGGLTTVLEKSMGGIAKGGTTSLNEVYEYAQPVAAKGLVFMDTPGYDPVSATGQVAGGANLICFTTGRGSAYGCAPSPSIKLATNTALWERQADDMDLNCGTVLSGERSIAELGEELFRMMLSVASGERSRSEQHGYGQNEFVPWQISVVT, encoded by the coding sequence ATGACTGATCGCCATGGCCTCGCGCCGACTGCCTCGTTCTCGGCCGCGCCGCGTGTGATACGACTGCATCCCGAAGACAACGTGGTGGTCGCGCTCGACCAGCTGCTGTCGGGCACGCTCGTGCGCGGCGAGAACGTGGTCGTCTCCGGACTGGTTCCGCCCGGCCACAAGATGGCAACCCGCGAGATCGCCGTGGGCGAGGTCGTGCGCCGCTATGGCCAGATCATCGGCTTCGCCAGCGTGGCGATCCGCGCGGGCCAGCATGTGCATACGCACAACGTGACGATGGGCGAGTTCAGCCGCGACTACGCGCACGCGGCCGAGACCCGGGCCACCCCGGCCGCCTCGCAGCCAGCCACGTTCCAGGGGATCGTGCGCAAGGACGGGCGCGTCGGCACCCGCAACTACATCGGCATCCTGACGACGGTCAATTGCTCCGCCACCGTTGCGCGGGCCATCGCCGACCGATTTCGCCGCGACATTCATCCGGATGCCCTGGGCGCCTACCCCGACATCGACGGCGTCGTGGCGCTGACTCATGACGCGGGGTGCGCCATCGATGCGAAGGGTGAAGGCCTGCGGATCCTGCAACGCACGCTGGGAGGCTATGCCTGCCACCCTAACTTCGCCGCGGTGGTCGTCGTCGGACTGGGCTGCGAGACCAATCAGATCTCCGGGCTGCTGGCCAGCCAGGGATTGACGCACGACGATCGCGTGCACAGCTACACCATCCAGGACGTGGGCGGGACCACGAACGCCGTCGAGCGCGGCGTGGGTCTGGTGCGCAGCCTCCTGCCGGCGGCCAACGCCGTGCAGCGGCAGAGCGTTCCCGCGAGCCATCTGGTGGTGGGCTTGCAGTGCGGCGGCTCCGACGGTTATTCCGGCATCTCGGCCAACCCGGTGCTGGGTGCCGCCGTGGACCTGCTGGTACGGCACGGCGGCACCGCGATCCTGTCGGAGACGCCGGAGATCTACGGAGCCGAGCACCTGCTCACGCGACGCGCACGCGCGCCGGACATCGGCCGCAAGCTGGTGGCGCGCATCCAGTGGTGGGAAGAATTCTGCGCGCGCAACGGCGCGGAGATGAACAACAACCCGTCCGCGGGCAACAAGGCCGGCGGGCTCACCACGGTCCTCGAGAAATCGATGGGTGGCATCGCCAAGGGCGGAACGACCTCGCTCAACGAGGTCTACGAATATGCGCAGCCGGTCGCCGCCAAAGGGCTGGTCTTCATGGACACCCCAGGCTACGACCCCGTGTCCGCCACCGGGCAGGTCGCCGGCGGAGCGAACCTGATCTGCTTCACCACCGGCCGCGGCTCGGCCTACGGTTGCGCGCCATCGCCGTCGATAAAGCTCGCGACCAACACCGCCCTGTGGGAGCGGCAGGCCGACGACATGGACTTGAACTGCGGGACCGTGCTGTCCGGCGAGCGCTCGATCGCCGAGCTCGGCGAGGAGCTGTTTCGCATGATGCTATCGGTTGCCTCCGGGGAGCGCTCGCGCAGCGAGCAGCACGGCTATGGCCAGAACGAATTCGTGCCGTGGCAGATCAGCGTGGTCACCTAG